The region CTGCCAACCCTGCGGCGAGGCTGGGCGCCACCACATCTCGGCCCTTCGCGCAGTCCAGCACCGCATTGATCAGCTCGCTGCGGGTCGACTCCTTCGGCAGGAAGCCGGCCGCGCCCTCTTGTAGCGCCCGGAACACGATCGCCGACTCGTCGTGCGCGGACACCAGCAGCACCCGGGTCGGCAGTTCGTCGCGTTGCACGGCGGCCGCCACCTCCGCCCCGTCCATGCCCGGCATGCGGTAGTCCAGCAGCGCCACCTGCGGCGAATGCGCCCTAATCGCCTCCAGCGCTGACAGGCCGTCGTCGGCTTCGGCGACCACCTCGATCGACCCACTCGACGTCAGCGCGCGGACCACCCCGTCGCGGAACAGCGGATGGTCGTCACCGACCACCACGCGGACCTTTTCGCTGGTCATGCAGCCAGCGTCGCACAGCAGCACGCAGTTGTTCCCCCGATTGGGGGACCCGTGATTCATCCGTGTCGCCGTCCGATCACCGGACATACAACGGCGCCGCCGACCGGCAGTCTTGAGTCATCACCGGAACACACCGGCAGACAAGACCAAAAGTCAACGGAGACAGGAGAACTCAAATGAAGAACACCCGGATTTTCGCCCTCCCGATCATCGCCGCAGGCGTCATCGGCGGCGCCGCCCTCGGCCTGGCAGGCACCGCCTCCGCCGCCACCACCGAGGTCCAGCAGCCCAACATCGTCGCGGTGCCCTCGGTCAAAGCCCACCCCGCCCCGCACGCCCAGCCCGGCTGGTACTGGCACCACGGCGTCCACCACCTCGCCGACCTGCAGCCCAGCTACACCCGCTGACCATCGCCTGTCGAGGCCCTCGCCCAGGAATTGGGGGAGGGCCTCGACGTGTTGGGCCAGGTATGCGAATCGGCGTGGTGTTCCCCCAGACCGAACTCGGCGGCGACGCCTCGGCAGTGCGCGCCTACGGCCAACGGGTCGAGGAACTCGGTTACGCCCACCTGCTGGTCTACGACCACGTGGTCGGCGCGGACCCGTCGGTGCACGTCGGCTGGTCAGGTCCTTACGACGTCGACACGACGTTTCACGAGCCCCTGGTGATGTTCGGCTACCTCGCCGCGGTCACCACCACGCTGGAGCTGGTGACCGGCGTCATCATCCTGCCGCAACGGCAGGCCGTGCTGGTCGCCAAGCAGGCGGCGGAGGTCGACCTGCTCAGCGAGGGACGGCTGCGGTTGGGCGTCGGACTGGGCTGGAACGCCGTCGAGTACGAGGCGCTGGGTGAGGACTTCACCAACCGCGGCAGGCGGCTGACCGAGCAGGTCGAGGTGATGCGTCGGTTGTGGACCGAGCGCGCGGTGACCTTCGCGGGCAAGCACCACCGGTTGACCGGTGCCGGCCTCGCGCCGCTGCCCGTCCAGCGGCCCATCCCGGTGTGGATCGGCGCCTCGTCGCGGCCTGCACTGGAGCGCGCGGGCCGGGTGGCCGACGGCTGGTTCCCGATGATGGGGCCGGGCCCACAACTCGACGAGGCGCGCGACATCGTGGCGCGGTCGGCCGCCGCGGCGGGCAGGGACCCGTCGGCGCTTGGGATGGAGGGCCGCGTCAACTGGCGCGGTGACCGTCGGCAGGTTGCCGACGACCTCGCGCGATGGGCCGCCGTCGGCGCCACCCACGTGTCGGTGAACACGATGGGCGCCGGTCTGCGCAGCGTCGACGAACATCTGGCCGCGCTGACCGCGGTCGCCGAGAACCTCCCCGCCTGACACCTTCCCCCGATTGGGGGACAAGCGGTTCATCCTGTTTCACCTCCGATCGCCGGACATACAACGGCGCCGCCGACCGGCAGTCTTGAGTCATCGCCGGAACACACCGGCAGACAAGACCAAAAGTCAACGGAGACAGGAGAACTCAATGAAGAACACCCGGATTTTCGCCCTTCCGATCATCGCCGCAGGCGTCATCGGCGGCGCCGCCCTCGGCCTGGCAGGCACCGCATCCGCCGCCACCACCGAGGTCCAGCAGCCCAACATCGTCGCGGTGCCCTCGGTCAAAGCCCACCCCGCCCCGCACGCCCAGCCCGGCTGGTACTGGCACCACGGCGTCCACCACCTCGCCGACCTGCAGCCCAGCTACTCCCGCTGACGCTCCCAGACCGGAACCCTCCCCGAAGTAGCCCCGGGGAGGGTTTCTCTGTTCAGCGGCCGGTCACCACAGCGGGATGTCGAGCCCGTACTCCGATTCCGGTCGGGGACCGAAGTAGCGCCGCTCCGACTCCTCGATCTTGACGTCGTTGATGCTGGCCTCGCGGCGGGCCATCAGGCCTTCCGGCGTGAACTCCCATAGCTCGTTGCCATAGCTGCGGTACCACTGCCCGTCGGCGTCGTGGCATTCATATTGGAAGCGCACCGCGATCCGGTTCTCCCGAAAGCCCCACAGGCTCTTGCGGAGGACGTAGTCCAGTTCGCGTTCCCACTTGCGGGTGAGGAACTCGACGATCTGTTCGCGCCCGAGGATGTGCTGGTCGCGGTTGCGCCAGTGCGAGTCCACCGTGTACGCGAGGCTGACCCTGTGGGGGTCACAACTGTTCCAGGCATCCTCGGCGGCCTGGACCTTCTGGCGCGCGCTGTCGACATTGAACGGGGGAAACGGTGGACGGCTCTCGGTCATGTCATGTTTGTACGCCCGATGAGCCGCCGTGATTCCCTCAATGGACAGGTGTCATATCGTGCAGGCATGGACTTCGCGATGTCGGCCAAGGGCCAGGACTACTACGACCGGCTGGCAGATTTCATGGTCGAGCACGTCTTCCCCGCCGAGGCCGCCTATGACGCGTATCGCGAGGAGAAGGGCCCCAAGGATCACACGGTCCCGCCAGTCGTCGAGGAACTCAAGAAGCTGGCCAAGGATCGCGGGCTGTGGAACCTCTTTCTGCCTGCGGAATCGGGGTTGACCAACCTGGAGTACGCGCCGCTGGCCGAGCTCACCGGTTGGAGCATGGAGTTGGCGCCCGAGGCCACCAACTGCGCAGCGCCCGACACCGGCAACATGGAGACGCTGCACCTGTTCGCCACCGAGGAGCAGCGCAAGCAGTGGCTCGAGCCGTTGCTCAACGGTGAGATCCGCAGCGCGTTCGCGATGACCGAGCCCGCGGTGGCCAGCAGCGATGCGCGCAACATTCAGACGACGATGCTGCGCGACGGCGACGACTATGTGATCAACGGGCGCAAGTGGTGGATCTCGGGCGCGGCCGACCCGCGCTGCAAGATCCTGATCGTGATGGGCCGCACCAACCCGGACGCGGCGAGCCACCAGCAGCAGTCGATGATCCTGGTGCCGGTCGATACCCCAGGGGTGTCGATCGAGCGGTCGCTTCCGGTGTTCGGCTGGCAGGACCAGCACGGGCACTGCGAGATCAGCTTCGACAACGTGCGGGTGCCGACGG is a window of Mycobacterium sp. 3519A DNA encoding:
- a CDS encoding response regulator transcription factor, giving the protein MTSEKVRVVVGDDHPLFRDGVVRALTSSGSIEVVAEADDGLSALEAIRAHSPQVALLDYRMPGMDGAEVAAAVQRDELPTRVLLVSAHDESAIVFRALQEGAAGFLPKESTRSELINAVLDCAKGRDVVAPSLAAGLAGEIRKRAEPEGPVLSPREREVLKLIAAGSSIPAMAKELFLAPSTVKTHVQRLYEKLGVSDRAAAVAEAMRRKLLE
- a CDS encoding LLM class F420-dependent oxidoreductase, which encodes MRIGVVFPQTELGGDASAVRAYGQRVEELGYAHLLVYDHVVGADPSVHVGWSGPYDVDTTFHEPLVMFGYLAAVTTTLELVTGVIILPQRQAVLVAKQAAEVDLLSEGRLRLGVGLGWNAVEYEALGEDFTNRGRRLTEQVEVMRRLWTERAVTFAGKHHRLTGAGLAPLPVQRPIPVWIGASSRPALERAGRVADGWFPMMGPGPQLDEARDIVARSAAAAGRDPSALGMEGRVNWRGDRRQVADDLARWAAVGATHVSVNTMGAGLRSVDEHLAALTAVAENLPA
- a CDS encoding nuclear transport factor 2 family protein, coding for MTESRPPFPPFNVDSARQKVQAAEDAWNSCDPHRVSLAYTVDSHWRNRDQHILGREQIVEFLTRKWERELDYVLRKSLWGFRENRIAVRFQYECHDADGQWYRSYGNELWEFTPEGLMARREASINDVKIEESERRYFGPRPESEYGLDIPLW
- a CDS encoding acyl-CoA dehydrogenase family protein, whose amino-acid sequence is MSAKGQDYYDRLADFMVEHVFPAEAAYDAYREEKGPKDHTVPPVVEELKKLAKDRGLWNLFLPAESGLTNLEYAPLAELTGWSMELAPEATNCAAPDTGNMETLHLFATEEQRKQWLEPLLNGEIRSAFAMTEPAVASSDARNIQTTMLRDGDDYVINGRKWWISGAADPRCKILIVMGRTNPDAASHQQQSMILVPVDTPGVSIERSLPVFGWQDQHGHCEISFDNVRVPTANLLGEEGSGFAIAQARLGPGRIHHCMRAIGVAERAMALMIDRVNRRIAFGKPLAEQGVVQQQVALSRNEIDQARLLCHKAAWTIDQHGNKSKDAQQLVAMIKAVAPQMACNVIDRAIQVHGAAGVSDDTVLARLYGWHRAMRLFDGPDEVHMRTIARNELGREKSPLAAAVTP